One region of Streptomyces leeuwenhoekii genomic DNA includes:
- a CDS encoding glutamyl-tRNA reductase, translating into MSLLVVGLSHRSAPVSVLERASLNAEAQNKLLHDTVAAEPAAEAAVLATCNRIELYADVDKFHAGVAELSTLLARHSGVGLEELTPYLYVHYEDRAVHHLFSVACGLDSMVVGEGQILGQIKDSLARAQEQHTAGRLLNDLFQQALRVGKRGHSETGIDRAGQSLVTFGLEQLAAGGDVAGWARGKKALVIGAGSMSSLAAATLARAGVAEVVIANRTFERAERLAQILTEGGDPQVAARAVPMDAVPAELTRADVAVSCTGATGLVLTADAVAAAVEGRTGRPAAVEEDDDRTRAAKARPHQPPAAAGDENCPLDLSAVQPGFSVMGEAAVAGMDAATLEQHAAWVAGGTAVDRSRETGRRSPEADAELIGALAATAASAGRVPEARRPEPVAVVPRPQPVLFLLDLAMPRDIDAAVHRLSGVRLVDIESLAEASADAPMAADVDQVRRIVADEVAAFGAAQRAAHITPTVVALRSMAADVVAGEMARLEGRLPGLDDKHRAEITQTVKRVVDKLLHAPTVRVKQLAAEPGGAGYADALRTLFDLDPETVAAVSRAEGGRNTENNGKNRGPA; encoded by the coding sequence ATGAGCCTCCTCGTCGTCGGGCTGAGCCACCGCAGCGCCCCCGTCAGCGTGCTGGAGCGGGCCTCGCTGAACGCGGAGGCCCAGAACAAGCTGCTGCACGACACGGTCGCCGCCGAACCGGCCGCCGAGGCCGCGGTGCTGGCCACCTGCAACCGCATCGAGCTCTACGCCGACGTGGACAAGTTCCACGCCGGTGTCGCCGAGCTGTCCACGCTGCTCGCCCGGCACAGCGGCGTCGGCCTGGAGGAGCTCACCCCCTATCTCTACGTGCACTACGAGGACCGGGCCGTCCACCACCTCTTCTCGGTGGCGTGCGGGCTGGACTCGATGGTCGTGGGCGAGGGCCAGATCCTCGGCCAGATAAAGGACTCCCTGGCCCGGGCCCAGGAGCAGCACACCGCCGGACGGCTGCTGAACGACCTGTTCCAGCAGGCGCTGCGGGTCGGCAAGCGCGGCCACTCCGAGACCGGCATCGACCGCGCCGGGCAGTCCCTGGTCACCTTCGGCCTGGAGCAGCTCGCCGCCGGCGGCGACGTCGCGGGCTGGGCCCGCGGCAAGAAGGCCCTGGTCATCGGCGCCGGTTCGATGTCCTCGCTGGCCGCCGCGACGCTGGCGCGCGCCGGTGTCGCCGAGGTCGTCATCGCCAACCGCACCTTCGAGCGGGCCGAGCGGCTCGCGCAGATCCTCACCGAGGGCGGCGACCCGCAGGTCGCGGCCCGCGCGGTGCCGATGGACGCGGTGCCGGCCGAACTGACACGTGCCGACGTGGCCGTCTCCTGCACCGGCGCGACCGGGCTCGTCCTGACGGCCGACGCGGTCGCCGCGGCGGTGGAGGGTCGCACGGGGCGGCCCGCCGCGGTCGAGGAGGACGACGACCGTACCCGGGCCGCCAAGGCGCGGCCCCACCAGCCGCCGGCCGCGGCCGGTGACGAGAACTGCCCGCTGGACCTGTCCGCCGTGCAGCCCGGCTTCTCCGTCATGGGGGAGGCCGCGGTGGCCGGCATGGACGCGGCGACGCTGGAGCAGCACGCGGCCTGGGTCGCGGGCGGGACGGCCGTGGACCGGTCGCGCGAGACCGGCCGGCGCAGCCCGGAGGCGGACGCCGAGCTGATCGGCGCGCTGGCCGCGACCGCCGCGAGCGCCGGGCGGGTCCCGGAGGCGCGCCGGCCCGAGCCGGTCGCCGTCGTACCGCGCCCGCAGCCCGTGCTGTTCCTGCTCGACCTCGCCATGCCCCGCGACATCGACGCCGCCGTGCACCGGCTGTCCGGGGTGCGGCTGGTGGACATCGAGTCGCTCGCCGAGGCTTCCGCCGACGCGCCGATGGCGGCCGACGTCGACCAGGTCCGGCGGATCGTGGCCGACGAGGTCGCCGCCTTCGGGGCGGCGCAGCGGGCCGCGCACATCACCCCCACCGTCGTCGCGCTGCGCAGCATGGCCGCCGACGTGGTGGCCGGCGAGATGGCCCGGCTGGAGGGGCGGCTGCCCGGCCTGGACGACAAGCACCGCGCCGAGATCACGCAGACCGTCAAGCGTGTGGTCGACAAGCTGCTGCACGCGCCGACGGTACGGGTCAAGCAGCTCGCGGCCGAGCCCGGCGGCGCCGGGTACGCGGACGCGCTGCGCACCTTGTTCGACCTCGACCCGGAGACGGTGGCCGCCGTCTCCCGGGCCGAGGGCGGCAGGAACACCGAGAACAACGGCAAGAACCGAGGGCCGGCATGA
- a CDS encoding uroporphyrinogen-III synthase — MSPTTLPAGPEHGHVTFLGAGPGDPGLLTLRAVEALANADVLVAEHEVLDVVREHARQGVAEVHTDADPSAEPAGSSSGPHPGTGTPQLTVVDGTSTTAGVPAVRDAAHLVMEAARGGRRVVRAVSGDPGLDADAAEEMLACAAAGVPFEVVPGIATAVGVPAYAGVPLRDAEGADVRFVDARTASDRCWTEVGASDGTVVVSTTLDSVAVAAGELVAAGRKPDTPLTVTVAGTTTRQRTWTATLGTIAQTLKQAKVLPSPEGGRPVIAVVGERGAAARREKLSWFESKPLFGWKVLVPRTKEQAASLSDQLRSYGAVPHEVPTIAVEPPRTPQQMERAVKGLVTGRYEWIAFTSVNAVKAVREKFEEYGLDARAFAGIKVAAVGEQTAKALVAFGVKPDLVPSGEQSAAGLLEDWPPYDPVFDPIDRVFLPRADIATETLVAGLIELGWEVDDVTAYRTVRASPPPAETREAIKGGGFDAVLFTSSSTVRNLVGIAGKPHNVTVIACIGPATAKTAEEHGLRVDVMAPEPSVHKLAEALADFGMKRRLAAIEAGDPVTRPSERRPGARRRRSTTT; from the coding sequence TTGAGCCCCACCACCCTTCCCGCCGGTCCGGAACACGGGCACGTCACCTTCCTGGGTGCCGGACCCGGAGATCCGGGACTGCTGACCCTGCGCGCTGTGGAGGCGCTGGCGAACGCGGACGTCCTCGTCGCCGAGCACGAGGTGCTCGACGTCGTCCGCGAGCACGCCAGGCAGGGCGTCGCCGAAGTGCACACGGACGCCGATCCTTCGGCGGAACCGGCCGGCTCTTCCTCCGGACCGCATCCGGGCACAGGCACGCCTCAGCTGACGGTAGTTGACGGCACGTCAACCACCGCGGGAGTTCCCGCTGTGCGGGATGCCGCACATCTTGTCATGGAGGCCGCACGGGGCGGCAGGCGGGTCGTCCGTGCGGTGTCCGGGGACCCCGGACTCGACGCGGACGCCGCCGAGGAGATGCTGGCCTGCGCCGCCGCCGGGGTGCCTTTCGAGGTCGTCCCGGGCATCGCGACGGCCGTCGGCGTGCCGGCGTACGCCGGTGTGCCGCTGCGCGACGCCGAGGGCGCCGACGTGCGGTTCGTGGACGCCCGTACCGCCTCCGACCGCTGCTGGACGGAGGTGGGCGCCTCCGACGGCACGGTCGTGGTCTCCACGACGCTCGACTCGGTCGCCGTGGCGGCCGGTGAGCTGGTGGCGGCGGGCCGCAAGCCGGACACCCCGCTGACCGTGACCGTCGCCGGTACGACCACCCGGCAGCGGACCTGGACCGCCACGCTCGGCACCATCGCGCAGACGCTGAAGCAGGCCAAGGTGCTGCCGTCGCCGGAGGGCGGCCGCCCGGTGATAGCCGTGGTCGGTGAGCGTGGTGCCGCCGCCCGGCGCGAGAAGCTGTCGTGGTTCGAGTCCAAGCCGCTGTTCGGCTGGAAGGTGCTCGTGCCGCGCACGAAGGAGCAGGCGGCCTCGCTCTCCGACCAGTTGCGGTCCTACGGGGCCGTGCCGCACGAGGTGCCGACGATCGCCGTCGAGCCGCCGCGCACCCCGCAGCAGATGGAGCGCGCGGTCAAGGGCCTGGTGACCGGCCGGTACGAGTGGATCGCGTTCACCTCGGTCAACGCGGTCAAGGCCGTACGGGAGAAGTTCGAGGAGTACGGGCTGGACGCCCGTGCCTTCGCGGGCATCAAGGTCGCCGCGGTCGGTGAGCAGACCGCGAAGGCGCTGGTCGCCTTCGGTGTGAAGCCGGATCTGGTGCCGAGCGGGGAGCAGTCCGCGGCCGGTCTGCTGGAGGACTGGCCGCCGTACGACCCGGTGTTCGACCCGATCGACAGGGTCTTCCTGCCGCGCGCCGACATCGCCACCGAGACGCTCGTCGCCGGGCTGATCGAGCTGGGCTGGGAGGTCGACGACGTCACCGCCTACCGGACGGTGCGCGCCTCGCCGCCGCCCGCCGAGACGCGGGAGGCGATCAAGGGCGGTGGTTTCGACGCGGTGCTGTTCACGTCGTCGTCCACCGTGCGGAACCTCGTCGGCATCGCGGGCAAGCCGCACAACGTGACGGTGATCGCCTGCATCGGCCCGGCCACCGCCAAGACGGCGGAGGAGCACGGACTGCGCGTCGACGTCATGGCACCCGAGCCGTCCGTGCACAAGCTGGCCGAGGCGCTGGCCGACTTCGGCATGAAGCGGCGGCTGGCGGCCATCGAGGCCGGCGACCCGGTGACGCGGCCGAGCGAGCGGCGGCCGGGCGCGCGCAGGCGGCGGTCGACGACGACATGA
- a CDS encoding glutaredoxin family protein: MAGMSPLFRRRTPQVPETPENHLVTLIRKPGCHLCDDAQLVVEKVCGDLGVPWEQKDITEDRRLHDQYWEQIPVVLVDGRQHTFWRVNEERLRRALTE; this comes from the coding sequence ATGGCCGGCATGAGCCCCCTTTTCCGCCGCAGGACCCCGCAGGTCCCCGAGACCCCTGAGAACCATCTCGTCACCCTCATCCGCAAACCCGGCTGCCACCTGTGTGATGACGCACAGCTCGTCGTCGAGAAGGTCTGCGGCGATCTCGGCGTCCCGTGGGAGCAGAAGGACATCACCGAGGACCGCCGGCTCCATGACCAGTACTGGGAGCAGATCCCGGTCGTCCTGGTCGACGGCCGGCAGCACACCTTCTGGCGTGTGAACGAGGAACGTCTCCGCAGGGCACTGACCGAGTAG
- a CDS encoding redox-sensing transcriptional repressor Rex — MATGRTHRPATRSRGIPEATVARLPLYLRALTALSERSVPTVSSEELAAAAGVNSAKLRKDFSYLGSYGTRGVGYDVEYLVYQISRELGLTQDWPVVIVGIGNLGAALANYGGFASRGFRVAALIDADPAMAGKPVAGIPVQHTDDLERIIRDNGVSIGVIATPAGAAQQVCDRLVGAGVTSILNFAPTVLNVPDGVDVRKVDLSIELQILAFHEQRKAGEEAAADAGVAAAAARRESAEQGPDGDVPAVMPA; from the coding sequence GTGGCAACTGGCCGAACACACCGACCGGCGACCCGCAGCCGAGGGATTCCCGAGGCCACCGTCGCCAGGCTTCCGCTGTACCTCCGAGCCCTCACCGCGCTGTCGGAGCGCTCGGTCCCCACGGTCTCCTCCGAGGAGCTGGCGGCCGCGGCGGGAGTCAACTCCGCGAAGCTGCGCAAGGACTTCTCCTACCTCGGTTCCTACGGGACCCGGGGCGTCGGCTACGACGTCGAGTATCTCGTGTACCAGATCTCCCGCGAACTCGGCCTGACCCAGGACTGGCCGGTTGTGATCGTAGGAATCGGCAATCTGGGTGCCGCGCTGGCCAACTACGGCGGCTTCGCCTCCCGTGGCTTCCGGGTCGCCGCGCTCATCGACGCCGATCCCGCGATGGCCGGAAAGCCCGTCGCCGGGATCCCGGTGCAGCACACCGACGACCTGGAGCGGATCATCCGGGACAACGGCGTGTCGATCGGCGTGATCGCGACCCCCGCCGGGGCCGCCCAGCAGGTGTGCGACCGGCTCGTGGGCGCCGGTGTCACCTCCATCCTGAACTTCGCGCCGACCGTGCTGAACGTGCCGGACGGCGTCGACGTGCGCAAGGTCGACCTCTCCATCGAACTGCAGATCCTCGCCTTCCACGAGCAGCGCAAGGCCGGTGAGGAGGCCGCCGCCGACGCGGGCGTCGCGGCCGCCGCCGCCCGCAGGGAGTCCGCCGAGCAGGGACCCGACGGGGACGTTCCCGCCGTGATGCCGGCATGA
- the hemC gene encoding hydroxymethylbilane synthase: protein MTEKALRLGTRRSKLAMAQSGQVAHAVSQVTGRPVELVEITTYGDTSREHLAQIGGTGVFVTALRDALLRGEVDFAVHSLKDLPTAQPADLVLAAVPVREDPRDVIVARDARKFADLPRGARVGTGSPRRMAQLNAYARSHGLDIETVPIRGNVDTRIGYVRSGELDAVVLAAAGMRRIGRIDEVTDFLSVDTVLPAPGQGALAIECAAADAELIAALAELDDPFTRAAVTAERSLLAALEAGCSAPVGALADLPPLSAPLERGDPHADGQIVKEMRLRGVVGTTDGTALVQLSTTGPVPETHEGAVALGRELAAEMLAQGAAGLMGERAH, encoded by the coding sequence ATGACTGAGAAGGCACTGAGGCTGGGGACCAGGCGCAGCAAGCTCGCCATGGCCCAGTCCGGGCAGGTGGCGCACGCCGTGAGCCAGGTGACCGGGCGGCCCGTCGAGCTCGTCGAGATCACCACGTACGGCGACACGTCGCGCGAGCACCTGGCGCAGATCGGCGGCACGGGCGTGTTCGTGACCGCGCTGCGCGACGCGCTGCTGAGGGGCGAGGTGGACTTCGCGGTTCATTCGCTCAAGGACCTGCCGACGGCGCAGCCCGCGGACCTGGTCCTGGCCGCCGTACCGGTGCGCGAGGACCCGCGGGACGTGATCGTCGCCCGGGACGCGCGCAAGTTCGCGGACCTGCCGCGCGGGGCGCGTGTGGGCACGGGTTCGCCGCGCCGCATGGCGCAGCTCAACGCGTACGCGCGCAGCCACGGGCTGGACATCGAGACGGTCCCGATCCGGGGCAACGTCGACACGCGGATCGGATACGTCCGCAGCGGTGAGCTGGACGCCGTCGTGCTCGCCGCCGCCGGGATGCGCCGGATCGGCCGGATCGACGAGGTGACCGACTTCCTGTCGGTCGACACGGTTCTGCCGGCCCCCGGCCAGGGGGCCCTGGCGATCGAGTGCGCCGCGGCGGACGCGGAGCTGATCGCCGCGCTCGCGGAGCTCGACGACCCGTTCACGCGGGCCGCCGTGACCGCCGAGCGGTCACTGCTCGCCGCCCTGGAGGCCGGCTGCAGCGCCCCTGTGGGCGCGCTGGCCGACCTTCCCCCACTCTCGGCTCCGCTCGAGCGGGGGGACCCCCATGCCGACGGGCAAATTGTCAAGGAAATGCGCCTGCGGGGCGTCGTCGGCACGACCGACGGCACCGCGCTGGTGCAGCTGTCCACCACCGGTCCCGTGCCCGAGACGCACGAGGGGGCCGTGGCACTCGGTCGCGAACTCGCCGCCGAGATGCTCGCCCAGGGCGCGGCCGGTCTGATGGGGGAGCGAGCACATTGA
- the hemB gene encoding porphobilinogen synthase, producing MTTYGSFPGTRPRRLRTTPVMRRMVAETRLHPADLILPAFVREGANEPVPIGSMPGVVQHTRDSLKKAAAEAVEAGISGIMLFGVPEEEKKDGLGTAGTDPDGILQLALRDVRAEVGDDLLVMSDLCLDEFTDHGHCGVLDEHGRVDNDATLERYAEMAQVQADAGAHVVGPSGMMDGQIGVVRDALDQIGREDVAILAYTAKYASAFYGPFREAVGSSLEGDRKTYQQDPANARESLRELALDLEEGADIVMVKPAGPYLDILARVADAADVPVAAYQISGEYAMIEAAAEKGWIDRDRAILESLTGIKRAGASTILTYWATEVARKLGR from the coding sequence ATGACGACGTACGGATCCTTCCCCGGCACCCGGCCCCGGCGTCTGCGGACCACGCCGGTCATGCGCCGCATGGTCGCCGAGACCCGGCTGCACCCCGCCGACCTCATCCTCCCGGCCTTCGTCCGCGAGGGCGCGAACGAACCGGTGCCGATCGGGTCGATGCCGGGCGTCGTGCAGCACACCCGGGACAGCCTGAAGAAGGCCGCCGCGGAGGCGGTGGAGGCGGGGATCTCCGGGATCATGCTTTTCGGCGTGCCCGAGGAGGAGAAGAAGGACGGCCTCGGGACGGCCGGCACCGACCCGGACGGGATCCTCCAGCTGGCCCTGCGGGACGTGCGGGCGGAGGTCGGGGACGACCTGCTCGTCATGTCCGACCTGTGCCTGGACGAGTTCACCGACCACGGGCACTGCGGGGTGCTGGACGAGCACGGGCGCGTGGACAACGACGCGACCCTGGAGCGGTACGCCGAGATGGCGCAGGTGCAGGCGGACGCGGGCGCCCACGTGGTCGGTCCGAGCGGGATGATGGACGGTCAGATCGGCGTCGTCCGGGACGCGCTGGACCAGATCGGGCGGGAGGACGTGGCGATCCTCGCCTACACCGCCAAGTACGCCTCCGCCTTCTACGGGCCCTTCCGGGAGGCCGTGGGCTCGTCGCTGGAGGGCGACCGGAAGACCTACCAGCAGGACCCCGCCAACGCCCGCGAGTCGCTGCGGGAGCTGGCGCTGGACCTGGAGGAGGGCGCCGACATCGTGATGGTCAAGCCGGCCGGGCCCTACCTCGACATCCTGGCGCGGGTCGCGGACGCCGCGGACGTGCCGGTGGCGGCGTACCAGATCTCCGGTGAGTACGCGATGATCGAGGCCGCCGCCGAGAAGGGCTGGATCGACCGGGACCGGGCGATCCTGGAGTCGCTCACCGGCATCAAGCGGGCGGGCGCGAGCACCATCCTCACCTACTGGGCGACCGAGGTGGCGCGGAAGCTGGGGCGGTAA
- a CDS encoding DUF4232 domain-containing protein produces the protein MRTSRTRRTSAPRARLLAAAGVTLAALALTACNDGTGVKDEGASKPTTPTASTASGTGSASEGAASGGSAQSDAGTTSGSGTGRSTTAASGGGTGSGSGKAASSAGRSGTSAPQASVSSVLCNGSNTAVTAQQVSRPLNHMLITVKNTGSKTCNLTYYPVLRFDEMQWVPSAIESSRPQAVTTLAPGESGYAGVLLAAADGSGDGGTTGHRLTVNFQGSTPNSSGGAAATPSLPAKGVYYDSSLAVTYWQSSMDDALAY, from the coding sequence ATGCGTACGTCCCGCACCCGCCGCACCTCCGCCCCCCGTGCCCGTCTGCTCGCCGCGGCCGGCGTCACCCTCGCCGCTCTCGCGCTGACCGCGTGCAACGACGGCACCGGCGTAAAGGACGAGGGGGCGTCCAAGCCCACGACGCCCACGGCGTCCACGGCATCCGGCACCGGGTCCGCGTCCGAGGGAGCGGCCTCCGGCGGCTCCGCACAGTCGGACGCGGGCACCACGAGCGGCTCGGGCACCGGCCGGTCCACCACCGCGGCCTCCGGCGGGGGTACCGGCAGCGGCTCGGGGAAGGCGGCGTCCTCCGCCGGCCGGAGCGGCACCTCGGCCCCTCAGGCGTCCGTGAGTTCCGTCCTGTGCAACGGCTCCAACACGGCCGTCACCGCCCAGCAGGTCTCCCGCCCGCTCAACCACATGCTGATCACGGTGAAGAACACCGGCTCGAAGACGTGCAACCTGACCTACTACCCGGTGCTCCGCTTCGACGAGATGCAGTGGGTGCCCAGCGCGATCGAGAGCTCCCGGCCCCAGGCGGTGACGACCCTGGCACCCGGGGAGTCCGGCTACGCGGGCGTCCTGCTGGCGGCCGCCGACGGCAGCGGCGACGGGGGCACCACCGGCCACCGTCTGACGGTCAACTTCCAGGGCAGCACCCCCAACAGCAGCGGCGGCGCCGCGGCGACGCCGTCCTTGCCCGCCAAGGGCGTCTACTACGACAGCTCCCTGGCGGTGACGTACTGGCAGTCGAGCATGGACGACGCCCTGGCCTACTGA
- a CDS encoding HAD family hydrolase yields the protein MAAFGWLTPRRRSATARSVLAGEAAAEAARKSTQDESVSVSAPDGEPQFPVHGDDRAAAFFDLDNTVMQGAALFHFGRGLYKRKFFRTRDLARFAWQQAWFRLAGVEDPEHMQDARDSALSIVKGHRVSELKSIGEEIYDEYMAERIWPGTRALAQAHLDAGQKVWLVTAAPVEIAQVIARRLGLTGALGTVAESIDGVYTGKLVGEPLHGPAKAEAVRALAAAEGLDLSRCAAYSDSHNDIPMLSLVGHPYAINPDSKLRKHARELDWRLRDYRTGRKAAKVGIPAAAGVGAVAGGTAAAIALHRRRR from the coding sequence ATGGCCGCTTTCGGATGGCTCACTCCCCGTAGGCGCTCCGCCACGGCGCGGAGCGTGTTGGCAGGCGAGGCCGCGGCGGAGGCAGCGCGCAAGTCCACCCAGGACGAGTCGGTCTCCGTCTCCGCCCCGGACGGGGAACCGCAGTTCCCGGTCCACGGCGACGACCGGGCAGCCGCCTTCTTCGACCTGGACAACACCGTTATGCAGGGCGCCGCGCTGTTCCACTTCGGGCGCGGCCTGTACAAACGGAAGTTCTTCCGCACCCGGGACCTGGCGCGGTTCGCCTGGCAGCAGGCGTGGTTCCGGCTGGCCGGCGTCGAGGACCCCGAGCACATGCAGGACGCGCGCGACTCGGCGCTGTCCATCGTCAAGGGCCACCGGGTCTCCGAGCTGAAGTCCATCGGCGAGGAGATCTACGACGAGTACATGGCCGAGCGGATCTGGCCCGGCACCCGCGCCCTCGCCCAGGCCCACCTGGACGCCGGACAGAAGGTGTGGCTGGTCACGGCCGCCCCGGTGGAGATCGCCCAGGTCATCGCCCGCCGCCTGGGCCTGACCGGCGCGCTCGGCACGGTCGCCGAGTCGATCGACGGCGTCTACACCGGCAAGCTGGTCGGCGAGCCGCTGCACGGCCCGGCGAAGGCGGAGGCGGTCCGTGCCCTCGCGGCGGCGGAGGGCCTGGACCTGTCCCGCTGTGCGGCGTACTCCGACTCCCACAACGACATCCCCATGCTGTCGCTGGTCGGGCACCCCTACGCGATCAATCCCGACTCCAAACTGCGCAAGCACGCCCGCGAACTGGACTGGCGCCTGCGGGACTACCGCACCGGCCGCAAGGCCGCCAAGGTCGGCATCCCGGCCGCGGCGGGCGTCGGCGCGGTGGCCGGCGGCACGGCGGCGGCGATCGCCCTGCACCGTCGGCGCCGCTAG